From the Rhodoferax sp. WC2427 genome, one window contains:
- a CDS encoding methyl-accepting chemotaxis protein encodes MFRSIRSSTLLLAAVGILAALVIAIQSYVGFNRLNDMAKKTFVTKDVVGDILPPPLYLIELRLVLSQAVEGTMPLDEAQKQVANLVRGYEKRVAYWTENPPYGLEKQLLGRQHQAAQKFIAAARDGVMPALAKNDTAAAHEQLVRAQALYLEHRAGVDETVEEGNKLADSTIAAFTATGKEVASTSWVVLAAALMVLVGVSRPVLASIRQPIAHCTRIAQEVAAGNLFADIRRTRTDEIGTLQEALMAMQTALRQMVGEVRTSSQEIKYSSAEIAHGGMDLSTRTESTAASLQEAAAAMEQLTATVAQNTESARQANQLAASAATVAARGGQLVGQVVTTMQGIDDSSRKIVDIIGVINSIAFQTNILALNAAVEAARAGEQGRGFAVVASEVRLLAQRSAEASKEIKALIDASVGRVESGSKLVQEAGTTMTEIVHQVQRVSDIIAEITAAASEQGQGIGQINEAVARLDQMTQENSALVEESAASAENLKRSALGLTSLVSAFRLEAGAAEALPG; translated from the coding sequence ATGTTCCGATCTATCCGCAGCTCCACTCTTCTACTAGCCGCCGTTGGCATCTTGGCCGCCCTGGTCATCGCCATACAGTCGTACGTGGGCTTCAACCGCCTCAACGACATGGCAAAAAAAACCTTTGTGACCAAAGACGTGGTGGGCGATATCTTGCCGCCACCGCTTTATCTGATTGAATTGCGACTGGTGCTATCACAAGCGGTGGAAGGCACCATGCCCTTAGACGAGGCGCAAAAACAGGTGGCCAACCTGGTACGTGGGTACGAGAAACGGGTCGCTTACTGGACGGAAAATCCACCGTATGGTCTGGAGAAGCAACTGCTTGGCCGCCAGCACCAGGCAGCACAGAAATTCATTGCCGCAGCGCGTGACGGGGTAATGCCCGCACTGGCCAAGAACGATACGGCAGCGGCCCATGAACAACTGGTGCGGGCCCAAGCGCTGTACCTGGAACACCGGGCCGGGGTGGATGAAACCGTGGAGGAAGGCAACAAACTGGCCGACAGCACGATTGCGGCCTTCACTGCTACAGGCAAAGAGGTTGCAAGCACCTCGTGGGTCGTGCTGGCTGCAGCACTGATGGTCTTGGTCGGGGTGTCTCGTCCGGTGCTGGCCAGCATCCGCCAACCCATTGCCCATTGCACCCGCATTGCCCAGGAAGTGGCTGCGGGAAACCTGTTCGCCGACATTCGGCGCACCCGCACCGACGAAATTGGGACCCTGCAGGAGGCGCTGATGGCCATGCAGACGGCCTTGCGCCAGATGGTGGGCGAAGTGCGCACATCGTCGCAAGAGATCAAGTACTCCAGCGCCGAAATCGCCCACGGCGGTATGGACCTGAGTACCCGGACCGAGAGCACCGCCGCCAGCCTGCAAGAAGCTGCCGCCGCCATGGAGCAGCTTACCGCCACCGTGGCGCAAAACACCGAATCCGCCCGCCAGGCCAACCAGCTGGCCGCGTCGGCTGCGACCGTGGCCGCGCGCGGCGGCCAACTGGTGGGCCAGGTGGTGACCACCATGCAGGGCATCGACGACAGCTCGCGCAAGATCGTCGACATCATCGGCGTGATCAACAGCATTGCGTTCCAGACCAATATCCTGGCGCTGAATGCGGCGGTGGAAGCCGCCCGGGCCGGTGAGCAGGGGCGTGGTTTTGCCGTGGTGGCCAGCGAAGTACGTCTGCTGGCCCAACGCAGCGCCGAGGCGTCCAAAGAGATCAAGGCCCTGATCGATGCCAGCGTAGGCCGGGTCGAATCCGGCAGCAAACTGGTACAGGAGGCTGGCACCACCATGACCGAGATCGTCCACCAGGTGCAGCGCGTGAGCGACATCATTGCCGAGATCACTGCCGCCGCCTCCGAGCAGGGCCAGGGCATAGGCCAAATCAACGAAGCCGTGGCCCGGCTGGACCAGATGACCCAAGAAAACTCGGCGCTGGTGGAAGAAAGCGCTGCTTCGGCCGAGAACCTCAAGCGCTCGGCCCTGGGGTTGACCAGCCTGGTCAGCGCCTTCCGCCTGGAAGCCGGTGCTGCAGAAGCGCTGCCGGGCTAA
- the dnaE gene encoding DNA polymerase III subunit alpha encodes MFVHLRLHTEFSVVDGTNRIDDTVKVAAKDQQPALAITDLSNLFGALKFYKEARGKGVKPVIGAEIFLEGQGLDATALSRVIVLVQNKQGYLNLSELLARGFTQNIVKNQAVIKFAWLHELNAGLICLAGAQAGPVGQALVQGDTVRADAMASQLAALFPQRFYIELQRAGRPDDEAHVVAAVQLAARLQLPVVATHPVQFTEESDYEAHEARVCISDGEILGNQRRVRRFTREQYFKSSAQMLALFADIPSAIANTLEIAKRCNLTLVLGKPQLPDFPTPLVDGVRMSPEDYFRYASHEGLKERLLHLYPDAAKREEVRPGYIERLEFEINTILKMGFPGYFLIVGDFINWAKKNGCPVGPGRGSGAGSLVAYALKITDLDPLQYKLLFERFLNPERVSMPDFDIDFCQGNRDRVIDYVKEKYGKNAVSQIVTFGTMAARAAIRDVGRVLDLSYSFCDGISKLIPNKPGMSVTLQYPPATKKEGDKNNYAIEMEPVLAARIEAEEDVRTLIEMAQKLEGMTRNVGMHAGGVLIAPGKLTDFCPLYQQPGSESAVSQFDKDDVEAIGLVKFDFLGLATLTILEIAKDFIVARHKGQENFAFENIPLDDAKTYRLFSEGKTEAVFQFESTGMQRMLKDAKPTRLEDLIALNALYRPGPMDLIPSFVARKHGREVVEYPHPLVAEMLSETYGIMVYQEQVMQTAQILGGYSLGGADMLRRAMGKKKAEEMAEHRAIFRAGAAKNDINEAKADEIFDLMEKFAGYGFNKSHAAAYSLLAYHTGWLKVHYCAEFFCANLTVEMDDTDKLKLLFEDAGKMGLTFEPPNVNLGRHRFEPVTDKIIRYGLGAVKGTGQQAIEAIVAAREAGGAFTSLFDFCVRVDKSKLNKRTVEALIKAGAFDAIEINRAALIASVDRAFAFAAATLANANQGGLFDMDDSHGSSTQEPELVETPMWGIKERLTLEKTAVGFYLSGHLFDEVRKEVRRFAKRDLADAVDSRDTVMFAGIVSDLRVINGQRGKMGLFRLDDGTGMVDARVSDALMQANKNLFKDDELIIAMGRVQTDRFGGGGLQMNITEAWDLATARCRYAKFLRLQLPPNATGSGLDIAQLVRDFPPRPETTEQGDVRHGLPVRLSVQRQTAQGSAVAVLQLGEQARFYPTDAALAYCQAQAAEAVVAYED; translated from the coding sequence ATGTTTGTCCACCTCCGCCTCCATACCGAATTTTCTGTCGTTGACGGCACCAACCGCATCGACGACACCGTCAAGGTAGCCGCCAAAGACCAGCAACCCGCGCTGGCCATCACCGACCTGAGCAACCTGTTTGGTGCGCTCAAGTTTTACAAGGAAGCCCGGGGCAAAGGTGTCAAGCCGGTCATTGGGGCGGAGATTTTCCTGGAAGGGCAGGGCCTGGATGCCACGGCTCTGTCACGCGTCATCGTGCTGGTGCAAAACAAGCAGGGCTACCTGAACCTGTCGGAGCTGCTGGCCCGCGGCTTTACCCAGAATATTGTCAAAAACCAGGCGGTGATCAAATTCGCCTGGCTGCACGAGCTCAATGCGGGCCTGATCTGCCTGGCCGGTGCCCAGGCCGGGCCGGTGGGCCAGGCCCTGGTGCAGGGCGATACCGTACGGGCCGATGCCATGGCCAGCCAGCTGGCGGCCTTGTTCCCGCAACGCTTCTACATCGAGCTGCAGCGCGCTGGCCGCCCCGACGACGAAGCCCATGTGGTGGCCGCTGTACAACTGGCGGCCCGCCTGCAACTGCCCGTGGTGGCCACCCACCCGGTACAGTTCACCGAAGAGTCCGACTACGAGGCGCACGAGGCCCGCGTCTGCATTTCGGACGGCGAAATCCTGGGCAACCAGCGCCGCGTGCGCCGCTTCACCCGCGAGCAGTATTTCAAGTCCAGTGCGCAGATGCTGGCGCTGTTTGCCGACATTCCCTCGGCCATAGCCAACACGCTGGAGATCGCCAAGCGCTGCAACCTGACCCTGGTGCTGGGCAAACCGCAGTTGCCTGACTTTCCCACGCCCCTGGTCGATGGCGTGCGCATGAGCCCCGAAGATTACTTCCGCTACGCCTCGCACGAGGGCCTGAAAGAGCGCTTGCTGCACCTGTACCCGGATGCGGCCAAGCGCGAAGAGGTGCGCCCCGGCTACATCGAGCGGCTGGAGTTCGAGATCAACACCATTTTGAAAATGGGGTTCCCCGGCTACTTTCTGATCGTGGGCGACTTCATCAACTGGGCCAAGAAAAACGGCTGCCCGGTGGGGCCGGGCCGGGGTTCCGGTGCAGGCTCTTTGGTGGCCTACGCGCTGAAGATCACCGACCTGGACCCGCTGCAGTACAAGCTGCTGTTCGAGCGGTTTTTGAACCCCGAACGGGTGTCCATGCCCGACTTTGACATCGACTTTTGCCAGGGCAACCGCGACCGGGTGATCGACTATGTGAAAGAAAAGTACGGCAAAAACGCCGTCAGCCAGATCGTCACCTTCGGCACCATGGCAGCCCGCGCGGCCATCCGCGACGTGGGCCGGGTGCTGGACCTGAGCTACTCGTTCTGCGACGGCATCAGCAAGCTGATTCCCAACAAGCCCGGCATGTCGGTCACGCTGCAGTACCCACCGGCCACCAAGAAGGAGGGCGACAAGAACAACTACGCCATCGAGATGGAGCCGGTGCTGGCCGCCCGCATCGAGGCCGAGGAAGACGTGCGCACCCTGATCGAGATGGCGCAAAAGCTCGAAGGCATGACCCGCAACGTCGGCATGCACGCCGGGGGCGTGCTGATTGCGCCGGGCAAGCTGACCGACTTTTGCCCGCTCTACCAGCAACCCGGCAGCGAATCGGCGGTGAGCCAGTTTGACAAGGACGACGTGGAGGCCATCGGCCTGGTGAAGTTCGACTTCTTGGGCCTGGCCACGCTGACGATTCTGGAGATTGCCAAGGACTTCATCGTCGCCCGCCACAAGGGCCAGGAGAACTTTGCGTTCGAGAACATCCCGCTGGACGACGCCAAGACCTACCGCCTGTTCTCCGAGGGCAAGACCGAGGCAGTATTCCAGTTTGAAAGTACCGGCATGCAGCGCATGCTGAAAGACGCCAAACCCACCCGCCTGGAAGACCTGATCGCCCTGAACGCGCTGTACCGGCCTGGCCCGATGGACCTGATCCCCAGCTTTGTGGCACGCAAGCACGGCCGCGAAGTGGTGGAGTACCCGCACCCGCTGGTGGCCGAGATGCTGAGCGAGACCTACGGCATCATGGTCTACCAGGAGCAGGTGATGCAGACCGCGCAGATCCTGGGCGGCTACTCGCTGGGCGGTGCCGACATGCTGCGCCGCGCCATGGGTAAAAAGAAGGCCGAGGAAATGGCCGAGCACCGCGCCATCTTCCGCGCCGGTGCCGCCAAAAACGACATCAATGAAGCCAAGGCCGATGAAATCTTCGACCTGATGGAGAAGTTTGCGGGCTACGGCTTCAACAAGTCGCACGCTGCCGCCTATTCGCTGCTGGCGTACCACACCGGCTGGCTCAAGGTGCATTACTGCGCTGAGTTTTTCTGCGCCAACTTGACGGTGGAAATGGACGACACCGACAAGCTCAAACTGCTGTTTGAAGATGCCGGCAAGATGGGGCTGACGTTTGAGCCACCCAACGTCAACCTGGGCCGCCACCGCTTCGAGCCCGTCACCGACAAAATCATCCGCTACGGCCTGGGTGCCGTCAAAGGCACGGGTCAGCAGGCGATTGAGGCCATCGTGGCAGCGCGCGAAGCGGGTGGGGCGTTTACCAGCCTGTTTGACTTCTGCGTGCGGGTGGACAAGTCCAAGCTGAACAAGCGCACCGTCGAGGCGCTGATCAAGGCCGGGGCGTTTGACGCGATCGAAATCAACCGCGCGGCGCTGATCGCCTCGGTCGACCGTGCCTTCGCCTTTGCCGCCGCCACACTGGCCAACGCCAACCAGGGCGGCTTGTTCGACATGGACGACAGCCACGGCTCCAGCACCCAAGAGCCCGAGTTGGTCGAAACCCCGATGTGGGGTATCAAGGAACGCCTGACGCTGGAGAAGACCGCGGTGGGCTTTTATTTGTCGGGCCATTTGTTCGACGAAGTGCGCAAAGAGGTGCGCCGCTTTGCCAAACGCGACCTGGCCGACGCGGTGGACAGCCGCGACACGGTCATGTTTGCGGGCATCGTCAGCGATCTGCGCGTCATCAACGGCCAGCGCGGCAAGATGGGCCTGTTCCGGCTGGACGACGGCACCGGCATGGTCGATGCGCGGGTCAGCGACGCGCTGATGCAGGCAAACAAGAATCTGTTCAAGGACGACGAACTCATCATCGCCATGGGCCGGGTGCAAACCGACCGGTTTGGCGGCGGCGGCCTGCAGATGAACATCACCGAAGCCTGGGACTTGGCCACGGCGCGTTGCCGCTACGCCAAGTTCCTGCGCCTGCAACTGCCACCCAACGCGACGGGCTCCGGGCTCGACATCGCCCAATTGGTACGGGATTTCCCGCCGCGGCCCGAAACCACCGAGCAAGGTGATGTGCGCCACGGCTTACCGGTACGCCTGTCGGTCCAGCGCCAAACCGCCCAAGGCAGCGCCGTGGCGGTGTTGCAACTGGGCGAACAGGCCCGTTTTTACCCGACCGATGCAGCCCTGGCGTACTGCCAGGCGCAGGCAGCAGAAGCCGTGGTGGCGTACGAAGACTGA